The sequence ACCGACATTTCTGGGCTCTCGGTGGAACGCTGGAGCCCTCATCGGCACTCATACGCTCCAAATCAACTTGCTGGCACCTGCGCCAGACCGACCGTGATTCTGAACGGCCACGGTGCCTCGCTGCCACGGCTCCGACATCCCGGATCTAGGGCAGAGTCAGAGCGGTGCCCGAACGTTCATCGCCGGTCCGGGCCTGGTAGTGCCGCCGGCACGACTACCCGTCCACCGAGCTCGACCCGTAGTCCTTGCGGTACGGCGATGCCATTCAGCCGTTGCCAGCACTCGTCGACCAGGTCGAACAGCCCCGTGATTCCGGGCGCGGCGACGGCACCTCGCCCTCGGGAGCCAGTCATGTCCCTGTCCGTCCAGATTCCACTCCGTCCTCGTCGCCGCTGGTTCAGCAGCGGGGCCCGCGACACCTGGACCAAATGTTCCAGCGCTTCGCCCACCACCTGGTCCCCCAGCTCGCGCAAGTGACGTCGATCAGCCGCCGGCAACACGTCGCAGAGTGAGGGCCACTGCACGACAATGATCCGGTCCCACACCTCGGGTGGCACGGTGTTGGCCAGGTGATGACTCTCGCCGATCGGTAGATCGCGGAGGCGACGCTGGGCTGTCTGCGTCTGACCCACATAGATCAGACCGGGCCCCTGGCACACCACGCCGTACAGCGCCGGTCCTTCCACGGCAGCACCGTCGCCACCGTGCGGTGCCGTCAGAGCGTGTCCGAGGGCCGCAGCGAACATCAGCCTGCGGTCTTGCAGCGCGCGGACCTTCATCGGTTCGCTGATGAGCTCCCGGGTGGCGGCTACCCATCGCTCAAACCCGTCCAGGGCGTCGCTGCTCATGCCCAACGCTAGAACAGCCGATCGTTGCCCTCTCCGGACGGGACGGTGGCCACTGCGCGCCCCCGGACGCCTCCTACGCACGGATGTACAGCGGGCTGCATGCGACAACCAAGTCTGCAGGGGTTGCTACGTAGATTATTCGTGCGTAGCATCGTCTACAGGAGGCACACTCGGTGTCGCTACGCAGGGATTGGTCAGGTCATGGCGGAGAAGATCAAGCGCCCCACCTTCGGGCGGATCGCGCGGCCGGGCATTGGTTACCACCAGGGATCGCGTCAGATGGTCACCACCGTGTTGTCACCGGTGCAGTTCGTGAACGCGATCGGTGAGCGGGAGGAGTGGGACCCGCTCTCGGGGACGGGTACCAACCGGAGGGAAGACAAGCAGCACCGGCGCGGCATCGCGGACTACCTGGCCGCGAACGCCGACTACGTCCTGAACAGCATCCTGGTGTACCTCTCGCCGGACGAGGCCGAGTTCGTCGCCGACGAACCTGGCGCACCTGTCTCTCTGGGAACCCTCTACATCGACGCCGACGCCAAGATGGTCGTCGGCGACGGAGGCCACCGCTCGAGCGCCTACGGCGATGTCATCGACGCCCACCGCCCCCTCGCCGACGAGGTCTTCGCCCGCATGACAGCGAACGGGCAGCCGGTCATCGTGGTGTTGGACGACAACCAGGCCCGCCGCGTCCAGGACTTCACCGACCTCCAGAACAACGCGAAGCCGCTCAACCAGTCCGTGGCCCAGTCGATGGACCGCCGAGAGCTGGTCAACCGCATGCTGCTCGAGGCCGTGATCAAGGCAGGCGACGTGCCGGTGTTCGACAACGGCAACAGGGTCGAGTTCCTCACCGACTCCCCGGGCAAGCTCTCCGCCAAGATCGCCAGCTACAAGACGCTGCGGTACGCCTCGGGCACCCTGCTCGTCGGCACCGGATACCGCTCGACCAAGGCGTGGGCGGAGGCCGTGGACCTCCTCGTCTCACGCGACGAGGAGGCCGCCGCCGAGAAGGTCATCGCCTTCTGGCAGGGCTACTCCGATCTCCCCCCGGTGGCCCAGGCGCTCTCCGTCGACCGCGGAGTGGCCATCCTGCGTGAGGACACCTGGCTGACCTCGGCGAACGTGATGTACGCCCTCGCCGCCGCCGTGCACAACGTGACGACCGGCGACGCCGCCATCACGACCCCCGAAGCGTTCG is a genomic window of Rhodococcus antarcticus containing:
- a CDS encoding DNA sulfur modification protein DndB codes for the protein MAEKIKRPTFGRIARPGIGYHQGSRQMVTTVLSPVQFVNAIGEREEWDPLSGTGTNRREDKQHRRGIADYLAANADYVLNSILVYLSPDEAEFVADEPGAPVSLGTLYIDADAKMVVGDGGHRSSAYGDVIDAHRPLADEVFARMTANGQPVIVVLDDNQARRVQDFTDLQNNAKPLNQSVAQSMDRRELVNRMLLEAVIKAGDVPVFDNGNRVEFLTDSPGKLSAKIASYKTLRYASGTLLVGTGYRSTKAWAEAVDLLVSRDEEAAAEKVIAFWQGYSDLPPVAQALSVDRGVAILREDTWLTSANVMYALAAAVHNVTTGDAAITTPEAFAALGSFDFTRTATGLHGTLVDPPLTAGGNPKARTGRDAWESAAEVFTNVIVQSATTT